From a region of the Hymenobacter jejuensis genome:
- a CDS encoding TonB-dependent receptor: MTYFYRVFLTICLLCASRASYAQIFNNENVSGDFKNLSFEQFVKEVESKTSYHFYYEPAAVDSLLVTLQVEGKPLDAVLPLVLAKTDLHFSIDAAYRVFITSGKAIQPNLPDDFFKPQVAGSGAVGQSAVISGASDAPRRSHTASAAELKLYEIGAGRPDNTKGKATLAGHIRESKSGEPVIGASVFIESPAIGVATDQFGYYSLTLPVGRHELKIRGIGIKNTRRQLVLHNDGQLEIEVEEDITPLKEVVIEAEKDKNVAGLQMGLERLDIKTMKQVPTAFGETDILRVVLTLPGVKSVGEGSTGMNVRGGGTDQNLILFNDATVYNPSHLFGFFSAFNPDILKTVELYKSAIPARYGGRLSSVLDIATRDGNKKTFAGSGGIGLLTSRLTLEGPIVKDKSSFIISGRSSYSDWLLHQVPNKSFKNSSASFYDLNAHISHEFDSKNTVYATGYMSSDKFKLAADTTYNYVNQSASLKWKHIFNNRIYGVLTSAFSHYAYDITSIGNAVNASRLAYRINQANVQADFSYFHNAKHTIDFGASSILYTIQPGSLRPLGRQSLITTDVLPQERALESALYASDLITLTPRLSVSLGLRYSLYNALGPRNIYRYLPNESRSESTIIDTVSYKAGGVIATYHGPEYRLSVRYTLSENSSVKGSYNRTRQYIHMLSNTASMSPTDIWKLSDSNIRPQVGDQYALGYYRNFNDNTIETSVETYYKLMHDFVDYKSGATLILNHHIETDVINAEGKAYGVEVMVKKLTGKINGWMSYTYSRSLVRVNNAITSDMINGGKYYPSNFDKPHDFTLIGNYRFSRRFSTSLNFTYNTGRPITLPLAKYYDGNSIRVYYSERNAYRVPDYYRADFAMNIEGNHKVKKLAHSSWTLAIYNITGRKNPYSIYFKSEQGKIRGYQLSIFGQPIPTITYNFKF, encoded by the coding sequence ATGACCTATTTTTATCGCGTTTTTTTAACTATTTGTCTCCTGTGCGCAAGCAGAGCGAGCTATGCACAAATATTTAATAATGAGAATGTTAGCGGCGATTTTAAAAATCTGAGCTTCGAACAGTTTGTCAAAGAGGTCGAGTCAAAAACCAGTTACCACTTTTACTACGAGCCGGCGGCAGTAGATAGCCTGTTGGTGACGTTGCAGGTTGAGGGAAAGCCCTTGGATGCTGTGTTGCCGCTGGTACTGGCCAAAACGGATCTGCACTTTTCGATCGATGCCGCGTATCGCGTTTTTATCACATCGGGAAAAGCCATTCAGCCCAATCTTCCCGACGACTTTTTTAAGCCGCAAGTAGCTGGCTCTGGCGCAGTTGGCCAATCAGCGGTAATTTCGGGTGCTTCCGATGCGCCTCGTCGGTCGCATACAGCTAGCGCCGCCGAGCTGAAGCTGTATGAAATAGGGGCCGGGCGTCCCGACAATACCAAAGGCAAAGCAACGCTTGCCGGCCACATTCGGGAGTCGAAATCGGGCGAGCCGGTGATCGGCGCTTCTGTATTTATCGAATCACCGGCCATTGGGGTAGCTACCGATCAGTTTGGGTACTACTCGCTGACGTTGCCCGTGGGCCGGCACGAGCTGAAAATCAGGGGAATTGGTATCAAAAATACCCGGCGCCAACTGGTGCTGCACAACGATGGCCAATTAGAAATAGAAGTGGAAGAGGACATTACGCCGCTGAAGGAAGTGGTGATTGAGGCCGAGAAGGACAAAAACGTGGCCGGCCTGCAAATGGGCCTGGAGCGGCTCGACATCAAAACCATGAAGCAGGTGCCCACCGCCTTCGGCGAAACGGACATCTTGCGCGTGGTGCTCACGCTGCCCGGCGTCAAGTCGGTAGGCGAGGGCAGTACCGGGATGAACGTGCGCGGCGGGGGCACGGACCAAAACCTGATCCTGTTCAACGACGCGACCGTCTACAACCCCTCGCACTTGTTCGGCTTTTTCTCGGCCTTCAACCCCGACATCCTCAAAACCGTCGAGCTGTACAAAAGTGCTATTCCGGCGCGCTACGGGGGGCGTTTGTCGTCGGTGCTGGACATTGCCACGCGCGACGGCAACAAGAAAACGTTTGCCGGCTCGGGTGGTATCGGCTTGCTAACCAGCCGCTTGACACTAGAAGGCCCGATCGTGAAGGACAAAAGCTCTTTTATCATCAGCGGACGCAGCAGCTACTCTGATTGGCTTTTACACCAAGTACCCAACAAAAGCTTTAAAAATAGCTCAGCATCTTTTTACGATCTGAACGCGCACATTAGCCACGAATTTGACAGTAAGAATACGGTGTACGCCACCGGCTATATGAGCAGCGATAAATTTAAATTGGCTGCCGATACTACTTATAACTACGTAAATCAGAGTGCTAGTCTGAAGTGGAAACACATTTTTAACAACCGGATTTACGGTGTTTTAACGAGTGCTTTCAGCCATTACGCCTACGACATTACCAGCATAGGAAATGCAGTGAATGCATCGAGATTAGCCTACCGAATAAATCAGGCAAACGTTCAGGCTGATTTTAGTTATTTCCACAACGCCAAGCACACCATTGATTTTGGCGCCAGCTCGATTCTGTATACAATTCAGCCCGGCAGCCTGCGACCACTGGGTCGCCAATCGCTGATTACCACGGATGTGTTGCCGCAGGAACGGGCGCTGGAAAGTGCCCTCTACGCCTCCGATCTGATTACACTGACGCCGCGGCTGTCGGTTTCGCTTGGCCTCCGTTACTCGCTGTATAATGCCTTGGGGCCCAGAAATATATACCGCTATCTGCCCAACGAATCTAGGTCGGAAAGCACCATTATTGATACGGTTTCTTACAAAGCAGGTGGCGTGATCGCTACCTACCACGGCCCCGAATACCGCTTGTCTGTAAGGTACACGCTCTCCGAAAATTCGTCGGTCAAGGGCAGTTATAACCGCACCCGGCAGTACATCCACATGCTCTCGAATACGGCCTCGATGTCGCCGACGGATATTTGGAAATTATCGGACTCGAATATCCGGCCGCAAGTTGGCGACCAATACGCGTTGGGCTATTACCGCAATTTCAATGACAATACCATTGAAACGTCCGTCGAAACGTATTATAAACTCATGCACGACTTTGTGGATTATAAAAGCGGCGCCACACTAATTTTGAATCACCACATTGAAACGGATGTAATTAACGCCGAAGGCAAAGCATATGGCGTGGAAGTAATGGTGAAAAAGCTAACCGGCAAAATTAACGGCTGGATGAGCTATACCTACTCTCGCTCATTGGTGCGGGTAAATAACGCCATCACCAGCGATATGATAAATGGCGGCAAATATTACCCCAGTAATTTCGATAAGCCTCACGATTTCACTCTAATCGGTAATTATCGCTTTAGCCGCCGTTTTAGCACTTCGCTCAACTTTACTTACAATACCGGCCGTCCCATAACGCTGCCGTTGGCCAAGTATTATGATGGCAACTCCATCCGCGTATATTATTCGGAGCGCAACGCGTACCGCGTACCCGATTACTACCGCGCCGATTTTGCCATGAACATCGAAGGCAATCATAAAGTAAAAAAACTCGCCCACAGCTCCTGGACGCTGGCTATTTATAATATTACAGGCCGCAAAAATCCGTATTCGATTTATTTTAAATCAGAACAAGGCAAAATAAGAGGGTATCAATTATCGATTTTTGGTCAGCCTATCCCAACAATCACGTATAATTTCAAATTCTAG
- a CDS encoding aspartyl protease family protein — MAAYCLCLQASAQIPAFHFKKAGVQTASIPYAAQNDLIIVSTKLNGKGPFNFILDTGTATSIITDAGLRDLVGISTNHQYAVAGVGTKAPVTALRTNPVHVEIRGVEAPSLVFIILAENTLDLGGSLGIPIHGVMGYDFFSSFVVAVEPIPGRLVLTDPAAYQGPEGKKWSSLPLELEDEKPYISAKIAVTSLLEQPVRLMVDTGAGHALSLEANAGSSSIMLPAQRLRTDLGRGFGGLITGHVGRVNTISLGEYRVSSLLASFPDSSNLRQRINIARDGNVGFDLLRRFDPVIDYPHNRLYLRPNRLQRAPFEYDMAGLKLMAAGPQYRQYIISHIDPNSAAAQAGLHPEDEIVSINVLPASDYTLSQLSHLFHSQNGRTIPVVVRRPDGILFSTMLQLKRQI; from the coding sequence ATGGCTGCTTACTGCTTGTGCTTGCAGGCCAGCGCCCAGATTCCGGCGTTTCACTTCAAGAAAGCGGGAGTGCAGACGGCCTCTATTCCGTATGCTGCCCAGAATGACCTGATTATAGTATCAACCAAGCTCAACGGCAAAGGCCCTTTCAATTTCATCCTGGATACGGGCACGGCTACTTCCATCATCACAGATGCCGGCCTGCGCGATTTGGTGGGCATCTCTACGAATCACCAATACGCGGTGGCTGGCGTCGGTACCAAAGCTCCCGTCACGGCTCTGCGCACAAACCCCGTGCACGTAGAAATACGCGGTGTAGAGGCTCCTTCGCTGGTGTTCATCATCCTTGCCGAAAACACGCTGGACTTGGGCGGCAGCCTGGGGATACCCATTCATGGTGTAATGGGGTACGACTTTTTCAGCAGCTTTGTGGTCGCCGTAGAGCCCATTCCGGGCCGGCTTGTCCTCACTGATCCAGCGGCTTACCAAGGTCCCGAAGGCAAAAAATGGTCGAGCCTGCCCCTAGAACTGGAGGACGAAAAACCTTATATCAGTGCCAAAATTGCGGTTACGAGCCTGCTGGAGCAACCCGTACGGCTCATGGTGGACACAGGGGCGGGCCACGCTCTGTCGTTGGAAGCCAATGCCGGCTCGTCGTCGATTATGCTGCCGGCTCAGCGGCTGCGCACCGATCTGGGCCGCGGATTCGGCGGACTCATTACCGGCCATGTGGGCCGCGTCAATACCATCTCGCTAGGCGAATACCGGGTGTCGTCGTTGCTGGCTTCCTTCCCCGACTCCAGCAACCTGCGTCAGCGCATCAACATCGCCCGCGACGGCAACGTGGGTTTCGACCTGTTGCGCCGCTTCGACCCGGTAATTGACTATCCGCACAACCGCCTCTACTTGAGGCCCAACCGCTTGCAACGCGCCCCTTTCGAATACGATATGGCCGGGCTCAAGCTGATGGCCGCCGGCCCGCAGTATCGGCAGTACATCATCTCCCACATCGACCCCAATTCGGCGGCGGCCCAGGCGGGATTGCATCCCGAAGACGAAATCGTGTCGATCAACGTGTTGCCGGCCAGCGATTATACCCTCTCTCAACTAAGCCATCTGTTCCATTCGCAGAATGGTCGCACTATACCGGTGGTAGTACGGCGGCCCGACGGCATCTTATTTAGCACGATGCTACAGCTAAAACGCCAGATTTAA
- a CDS encoding PAS domain-containing protein: MASSVSPVNYQSLFRSLPDNYLLLLPDGTIADNSDNHVKVSLKSRAEVVGKPFFEAFPAADQNEYQVIANSHEHVRQHLEPHTMPLIRYDLERPAALGGGFEERYWQATHYPLLDEQGQLQYILQRTQDVTEQHQAALRAEAVALELEEARNRSQFILESLPIMVWTTLPDGRADYSNPRYLQFTGLTPEAMNDWGWTDNLHPDDRERVLQSWQQAVRSGSEYQIEYRLRRADGQYRWLLVRGVPRFNENGQTTMWVGCSVDIHDQKTLVQELLQANEQQAALSDQSYQAYQLVESQNETFQTLLTQAPALITILRGKEHVFDFVNPMYQALFPDRQLLNRSVAEAIPEAAEQGFSALLDQVYQTGETFFGKEILLKVQRPNTNETDDIYLDFTYQAFKEGGQIVGVFVFAFDVTEVVTARKKLENFHEGLNDAS; this comes from the coding sequence ATGGCTTCCTCTGTTTCTCCGGTCAATTATCAGTCGCTGTTTCGGTCTTTGCCCGACAATTATTTGCTACTGCTGCCCGACGGCACCATTGCCGACAACTCCGACAACCATGTAAAGGTGTCGCTGAAGAGCCGGGCAGAAGTGGTGGGCAAACCTTTCTTTGAGGCTTTCCCAGCGGCCGATCAGAATGAATATCAGGTAATTGCCAATTCGCACGAGCACGTGCGGCAGCATCTGGAGCCGCACACCATGCCCCTAATTCGCTACGACCTCGAGCGGCCCGCCGCGCTGGGAGGCGGCTTTGAGGAGCGCTATTGGCAAGCCACGCACTACCCGCTGCTCGACGAGCAGGGCCAGCTGCAATACATTCTGCAACGCACCCAAGACGTAACCGAGCAGCACCAAGCCGCGCTACGCGCCGAAGCCGTCGCGCTCGAACTCGAAGAAGCCCGCAACCGCTCGCAGTTTATCCTAGAGTCGTTGCCCATTATGGTCTGGACGACGTTGCCCGACGGCCGCGCCGATTACAGCAATCCCCGCTACCTACAGTTTACGGGGCTGACCCCGGAGGCCATGAACGATTGGGGCTGGACCGACAACCTGCACCCCGACGACCGCGAGCGCGTGTTGCAATCCTGGCAGCAGGCCGTCCGCTCCGGCAGCGAATACCAGATTGAGTACCGCCTGCGCCGCGCCGATGGGCAGTACCGCTGGCTATTGGTACGGGGGGTGCCACGCTTCAACGAAAATGGGCAAACTACCATGTGGGTCGGCTGCAGCGTCGATATTCATGATCAGAAGACGTTGGTGCAGGAGCTTTTGCAGGCCAACGAACAACAAGCCGCCCTCTCCGACCAGTCGTACCAAGCGTATCAACTGGTTGAAAGCCAGAACGAAACGTTCCAGACGCTGCTCACGCAGGCGCCGGCGCTCATCACCATTTTGCGGGGCAAAGAGCACGTGTTTGACTTTGTCAATCCGATGTATCAGGCGCTGTTTCCCGACCGCCAACTCCTAAACCGCTCGGTAGCGGAGGCCATTCCGGAAGCCGCTGAGCAAGGTTTCAGCGCCCTGCTCGACCAGGTATATCAGACTGGCGAAACCTTCTTTGGCAAGGAGATCCTGCTGAAGGTGCAGCGCCCGAACACCAACGAAACCGACGATATCTATCTGGATTTCACCTACCAAGCTTTCAAGGAAGGCGGCCAGATTGTGGGCGTGTTTGTGTTTGCTTTCGACGTTACGGAAGTAGTAACGGCGCGCAAAAAGCTGGAAAACTTCCACGAGGGCCTCAACGATGCTTCTTAG
- a CDS encoding DUF4249 domain-containing protein, with product MLVPISSCIDPFEPDVKGAPESLLVVSGFINSTGVSTIKLSRTQNLAQDNNPPSESGASVFIEEEAGARYALVEVVPGNYSSGNLMISASKRCRLYLKTKDSKVYASDYVAVRTTPAIDNVAWKADATGVRIFVNSHDANDQTHYYRWNYEETWQYTSAYNSSYKYDNGQIVERNEDIYHCWVTEKSTLIQLGNTTRLNQDVVADYPLTSLSPTSVKLRYKYSILVRQYAQTQEEYKYWENLKKNTESIGTIFDPLPSQLTGNVHNLGNSAEPVIGFVGAYSVSEKRIFIENSELPKTWRMSTGYESCLPLDTIKVSEVKNYFNTPNYLPVYPISNMMGQIIGYTGASTDCVDCRRRGTNVKPDFWR from the coding sequence GTGTTGGTTCCCATAAGCAGCTGCATCGACCCTTTTGAGCCGGATGTAAAAGGCGCGCCGGAGAGCCTTTTGGTGGTAAGCGGCTTTATTAACAGCACTGGCGTCAGTACCATCAAATTATCACGCACCCAGAACCTCGCACAGGATAATAATCCGCCGTCCGAGTCGGGTGCTTCGGTTTTTATTGAAGAAGAAGCTGGTGCACGGTATGCACTCGTTGAAGTTGTGCCCGGGAATTATTCATCTGGTAATCTGATGATTAGCGCAAGTAAACGATGCCGGCTATATCTAAAAACCAAGGACAGCAAAGTATATGCGTCTGATTATGTGGCCGTCAGGACAACCCCGGCGATCGACAACGTAGCCTGGAAAGCCGACGCCACCGGCGTACGAATCTTTGTTAATTCACATGATGCGAACGATCAGACGCATTACTACCGCTGGAATTATGAGGAAACATGGCAGTACACTTCCGCATACAATAGCTCTTATAAATATGACAACGGGCAGATTGTGGAGCGGAATGAAGACATATACCACTGCTGGGTAACCGAAAAATCGACGCTGATTCAGTTGGGGAATACCACCCGTCTTAATCAGGACGTCGTAGCTGATTATCCGCTGACTTCGTTGTCGCCTACTTCGGTAAAGTTGCGCTACAAGTATAGTATTCTGGTGCGGCAATATGCTCAGACGCAGGAAGAATACAAATACTGGGAAAACCTGAAAAAAAATACCGAAAGTATCGGCACGATCTTCGACCCTTTGCCTTCGCAATTAACGGGCAATGTTCATAATCTAGGTAATTCGGCCGAACCAGTAATTGGGTTTGTAGGCGCTTATTCTGTATCTGAGAAGCGTATTTTTATTGAAAATAGTGAGCTGCCCAAAACTTGGAGAATGAGTACCGGGTATGAGTCTTGCTTGCCACTCGATACGATTAAGGTTTCGGAAGTCAAAAACTATTTTAATACTCCCAACTACTTGCCTGTATATCCGATATCGAATATGATGGGGCAAATAATTGGTTATACAGGCGCATCAACCGATTGCGTTGATTGCCGGCGTCGGGGTACAAACGTAAAACCTGATTTCTGGCGGTAA
- a CDS encoding glycoside hydrolase family 3 C-terminal domain-containing protein: protein MKKLLAVLLLATVTGMIARNPGHPPTSAKATHTAPEQFPFQNPDSPIDQRVDDLVSRLTLEEKVSQMLNNAPAVDRLGIPAYNWWNEALHGVARTSMKATVFPQAIGMAATFDKDAMLKMATITSDEARAIHQEYVRRGERGIYQGLTFWTPNINIFRDPRWGRGQETYGEDPYLTGQLGSALVKGFQGDDPKYLKITACAKHFAVHSGPEQLRHVFDAKISDYDLWDTYLPAFRDLIVDAKVAGVMCAYNAYAGQPCCGSDKLMTDILYKKWKYHGYVTSDCDGINDFWQNHKTDPDAATAAANAVLHGTDIECATGKLFTYNSLVDAVKKGLITEQQLNVSVKRLFKIRFQLGMFDPVERVNYARIPLSVVESKPHQAHALRMAHEAIVLLKNDQNTLPLRKTIKKIAVLGPNADNESVQLGNYNGFPTDIVTPLEGIKAKVGPGVEVTYIQGVDYTSDIVYEPFDINKNLSYNGQKGLQAEYFKGTNLEGQPMHTRMEAGLDRYLANVKMEIAPGLLSENVSARYTTTFTPDKSEEIAFEVTGDDGYRLFINGEKRIDNWDSKGVSTNRYTTKVEAGKKYELKLEYFQNVSRSILKLAGTHVVPVNNKDILAKVKDADAIVFVGGISPKLEGEEMKVKVEGFSGGDRTSIALPKVQTELMKVLHSTGKPVVFAMMTGSAIAVPWEATNLPAIVNIWYDGQAAGTALADVLFGDYNPAGRLPVTFYKSESQLPAFDNYSMEGRTYRYFKDTPLYPFGHGLSYTTFKYSNLKIPKSAVTGKPISVSVEVQNTGKRDGEEVVQLYVKHPDAKGRVAIHALEGFQRIPLKAGERKTVQFSLSPRQLSLLDAQAQRLEVPGRVQIFAGGGQPLGKAVAEGRVVKADVALTGSSFVVDKN from the coding sequence ATGAAGAAACTACTAGCTGTTTTGCTGCTGGCGACTGTCACCGGAATGATCGCCCGCAATCCGGGCCACCCGCCTACCTCGGCCAAGGCTACGCACACGGCCCCCGAGCAATTTCCTTTTCAAAATCCGGATTCACCAATAGATCAACGAGTTGATGATTTGGTCAGCCGGCTAACGCTGGAGGAGAAAGTGTCGCAGATGCTGAACAATGCGCCGGCCGTCGACCGCTTGGGCATTCCGGCCTACAACTGGTGGAACGAGGCGCTGCACGGCGTGGCCCGCACCAGCATGAAGGCCACGGTATTTCCACAAGCCATCGGCATGGCCGCTACGTTTGACAAGGACGCCATGCTGAAGATGGCGACTATCACGTCCGATGAAGCCCGCGCCATTCACCAAGAATACGTGCGGCGCGGCGAACGCGGTATCTACCAAGGCCTTACGTTCTGGACGCCCAACATCAACATCTTCCGCGACCCGCGCTGGGGCCGCGGCCAGGAAACCTACGGCGAGGACCCGTACCTGACGGGACAGTTGGGCTCGGCGCTGGTAAAAGGTTTTCAAGGCGATGACCCGAAGTACCTCAAGATCACGGCTTGCGCCAAACACTTTGCCGTGCACAGCGGCCCTGAGCAGCTACGCCACGTCTTCGACGCCAAAATCAGCGATTATGACCTCTGGGACACCTATTTACCAGCTTTTCGTGACCTAATCGTGGATGCGAAAGTGGCCGGTGTGATGTGCGCTTACAACGCCTACGCGGGCCAGCCATGCTGCGGCAGCGACAAGCTGATGACAGATATTCTGTACAAGAAATGGAAGTACCACGGCTACGTCACCTCCGACTGCGATGGCATCAACGACTTCTGGCAGAACCACAAAACTGACCCCGACGCGGCCACTGCCGCGGCCAACGCCGTGCTGCACGGCACTGACATCGAGTGTGCTACGGGTAAGTTATTCACCTACAACTCGTTGGTAGACGCCGTGAAGAAAGGCCTGATTACCGAGCAGCAGCTGAATGTTTCGGTGAAGCGGCTCTTCAAAATCCGGTTTCAGCTGGGCATGTTTGATCCGGTGGAGCGCGTAAATTACGCCCGAATTCCGCTCAGTGTAGTGGAAAGCAAGCCCCACCAGGCCCACGCACTCCGCATGGCGCATGAGGCCATTGTGCTGCTGAAGAACGACCAGAATACGTTGCCCCTGCGCAAAACCATCAAGAAAATTGCGGTGTTAGGCCCCAATGCCGATAACGAATCGGTGCAACTGGGCAACTACAACGGCTTCCCAACCGACATCGTGACGCCGCTGGAAGGCATCAAGGCCAAAGTAGGCCCTGGCGTGGAAGTGACTTACATACAAGGAGTTGACTACACCAGCGACATCGTCTACGAACCGTTCGATATCAACAAAAATCTGTCGTATAACGGCCAGAAAGGCCTCCAAGCTGAGTATTTCAAGGGCACGAACTTGGAAGGCCAACCCATGCACACGCGCATGGAAGCGGGGTTGGACCGGTACCTAGCCAACGTGAAGATGGAAATTGCGCCCGGCTTGCTGTCTGAAAATGTGTCGGCGCGCTATACCACTACTTTCACGCCCGATAAATCGGAGGAAATTGCCTTCGAGGTTACCGGCGACGACGGCTATCGCTTGTTCATCAACGGCGAGAAACGCATCGACAACTGGGACAGCAAAGGCGTATCGACCAACCGCTACACCACCAAAGTGGAGGCCGGCAAGAAATACGAATTGAAGCTAGAGTACTTCCAAAACGTAAGCCGCAGCATTCTAAAACTTGCTGGCACCCATGTAGTTCCGGTGAATAACAAAGATATTTTGGCCAAGGTGAAAGATGCCGATGCCATCGTGTTTGTGGGAGGCATTTCGCCGAAGCTGGAGGGCGAAGAGATGAAGGTGAAGGTCGAAGGCTTCAGTGGCGGCGACCGCACGAGCATTGCCCTACCCAAGGTGCAGACGGAGTTGATGAAGGTACTGCACTCAACCGGCAAACCCGTGGTATTTGCCATGATGACGGGCAGCGCCATCGCTGTGCCGTGGGAAGCCACTAACCTACCGGCCATTGTCAATATTTGGTACGATGGCCAAGCAGCCGGCACAGCTCTGGCCGACGTGCTTTTTGGCGACTACAACCCCGCCGGCCGGTTGCCGGTGACATTTTATAAATCGGAATCGCAGCTGCCCGCCTTCGACAACTACAGCATGGAAGGCCGGACGTACCGCTACTTCAAAGACACGCCGCTGTATCCGTTTGGGCATGGACTGAGCTATACCACGTTCAAATACAGCAACTTAAAAATCCCCAAGAGCGCCGTAACCGGCAAGCCCATTTCGGTGAGCGTGGAGGTGCAGAACACCGGCAAGCGCGACGGCGAGGAAGTGGTACAACTCTACGTGAAGCATCCCGACGCCAAAGGGCGCGTTGCGATTCATGCCCTGGAGGGTTTCCAACGCATTCCACTGAAAGCAGGCGAGAGAAAGACCGTGCAGTTTTCGCTTTCGCCGCGCCAACTCTCGCTACTCGATGCTCAGGCGCAACGCCTTGAAGTGCCTGGCCGGGTACAGATTTTTGCCGGAGGCGGCCAGCCGCTAGGCAAAGCTGTAGCGGAGGGCCGGGTTGTGAAAGCAGACGTTGCCCTGACCGGCAGCAGTTTTGTAGTGGATAAAAACTGA
- a CDS encoding SDR family oxidoreductase, with protein sequence MAGKLSGKVAIITGASAGIGEACARALAAEGAHLVLTARRQERLEALAEELRGSGSQVELVTGDARDEETARQTVQKALDAAGRIDILINNTGLGNYKNLVDTSAEEYDEMMDTNVRSTFLFTRHAVPTMIAQGSGTILMLSSMAGVYGFAGEAVYCATKFAQVGFAQALDKELRPHGIKVGAICPGGVKTEFALGRGRTEESVAQSGMLEPEDVAGAVLLACTQSANSRIIEIQMRTMAEALT encoded by the coding sequence ATGGCAGGCAAACTAAGTGGAAAAGTGGCGATCATCACCGGCGCTAGCGCGGGCATCGGGGAGGCTTGCGCGCGGGCCTTGGCGGCCGAAGGCGCACATCTGGTACTGACGGCCCGGCGGCAGGAGCGGCTGGAAGCGTTGGCCGAAGAGCTTCGCGGCTCCGGCAGCCAAGTAGAACTCGTTACCGGCGATGCCCGCGACGAAGAAACGGCGCGCCAAACCGTGCAAAAGGCCCTCGACGCGGCCGGCCGCATCGATATTCTCATCAACAACACCGGTTTAGGTAATTATAAGAACCTTGTCGATACGAGCGCCGAGGAGTACGACGAAATGATGGATACCAACGTGCGTTCCACGTTTCTGTTTACGCGTCACGCCGTGCCTACCATGATTGCCCAGGGCTCCGGCACCATTCTGATGTTGTCGTCGATGGCTGGGGTGTATGGGTTTGCCGGCGAAGCCGTGTATTGCGCCACCAAGTTTGCCCAAGTAGGTTTTGCGCAAGCCCTTGACAAAGAGTTGCGTCCGCATGGCATTAAGGTCGGTGCGATCTGCCCCGGCGGCGTCAAAACTGAGTTTGCGCTTGGCCGCGGACGTACAGAAGAGAGCGTAGCCCAATCGGGCATGCTGGAGCCCGAAGACGTAGCCGGTGCCGTATTGCTAGCCTGCACCCAATCGGCTAATTCTCGCATCATCGAGATTCAGATGCGGACAATGGCCGAAGCGCTTACCTAG
- a CDS encoding glycoside hydrolase family 43 protein produces MPTLFKLKFAALALSAPLALSSACQSNTSKTETSTTTTAEAPKADSAASAAPKPISKPLISTIYTADPSAHVFNGKIYIYPSHDIEAGIPENDNGDHFAMRDYHILSMDSIGGKVTDHGVALDIKDIPWAGRQLWAPDVAFKNGTYYLYFPVKDKQDVFRIGVATSTSPTGPFKAQPKPIEGSFSIDPAVFTDTDGNSYMYFGGIWGGQLQRWATGKYEANGSKTDSGKNNEPALSAKVVRLSKDMLHFAEPVKDVKIVDENGKPLLTGDHDRRFFEGSWMHKYNGKYYFSYSTGDTHFLAYAVGDSPYGPFTYKGVIMNPVQGWTTHHSIVEIKGKWYIFYHDTELSGKTWLRNVKVTELKRKPDGTIETIDAYVKQ; encoded by the coding sequence ATGCCTACCCTTTTCAAGTTGAAGTTTGCCGCGCTTGCGTTGTCGGCTCCCTTGGCCTTGTCCAGTGCTTGCCAAAGCAACACTTCCAAAACGGAAACCAGCACCACGACTACGGCCGAAGCACCCAAAGCCGACTCGGCTGCCAGCGCCGCGCCGAAACCCATTTCTAAACCGCTGATCAGCACCATCTACACCGCCGACCCCTCGGCTCACGTGTTCAACGGCAAGATCTACATCTATCCATCGCACGACATTGAGGCGGGTATTCCGGAGAACGACAACGGCGACCACTTTGCCATGCGGGACTACCACATCCTGTCCATGGACAGCATCGGCGGCAAAGTAACCGATCACGGTGTAGCCCTAGATATCAAGGACATACCATGGGCGGGGCGTCAGCTGTGGGCACCCGATGTAGCCTTCAAAAACGGCACGTACTACCTGTACTTCCCGGTGAAAGACAAGCAGGATGTGTTTCGCATTGGCGTAGCCACCAGCACTTCCCCCACGGGCCCGTTCAAGGCGCAGCCTAAACCCATCGAGGGCAGCTTCAGCATCGACCCAGCCGTGTTCACCGATACCGATGGCAACTCCTATATGTATTTTGGCGGCATTTGGGGCGGCCAATTGCAGCGCTGGGCCACTGGCAAATACGAGGCAAATGGCTCCAAAACTGACTCCGGCAAAAACAACGAACCAGCCCTGAGCGCCAAAGTCGTGCGCCTGAGCAAAGACATGCTGCACTTCGCCGAGCCCGTGAAAGACGTGAAAATCGTGGACGAGAACGGCAAGCCCCTGCTGACCGGCGACCACGACCGCCGCTTCTTCGAAGGATCTTGGATGCACAAGTACAACGGCAAGTACTACTTCTCCTACTCTACCGGCGACACCCACTTCCTGGCTTACGCCGTGGGCGATTCGCCGTACGGGCCGTTTACCTACAAAGGCGTAATTATGAACCCCGTACAAGGCTGGACGACGCACCACTCCATTGTCGAAATCAAGGGCAAGTGGTACATCTTCTACCACGACACCGAACTATCGGGCAAGACGTGGCTGCGCAACGTGAAGGTCACCGAGTTGAAGCGCAAGCCCGACGGCACCATCGAAACCATCGACGCCTACGTCAAGCAATAG